The genomic interval GGAAGgcaactaaaaaaaatgtttgaccAGCAGCAAAAGACAAGTAATAACCTCTTATATGCTCACGATTCAGCCACTGATGAAACAACAATTACTCATAAAGATGGTGAGGTTTCTGTTTCTGAAGGGGCCAACAATTCCTTCTTCACTTCCAAGGCCTCGCCGAGCCAATAATTTGATTCTATGTATAAAATTACAGTTTTCCACATGCTTACTCCTTGTAAGAACCAGATAGACCACATCCTGTGATTTTGTTATGGGAAGAATAACATTGTTGTTTATCCTACAAATGCAAACTCTCTCTATGAATTAGTACAAAATTTAGAGTGCTTACATTATATATTCTATAGAAACAAACAAGTAGCATTGTATTAAGGTAGCTTTACTAGGGGGGGAGGGAATAAACTTTGTAAGCAGAGTCTTCTGTGTTTTTTCAGCAAGGTGCCACTCTTTTACATAAATGTTGTGAAAGGTGATTATGCTTTTATCATTAGCCGCACCAATTGTTTGTTTCATTGAAAAAACATTTGTTTGGTAAAATGATTCACATCACATATAGGGGTATTAAAAAAATCAGCTTctattgttgttttgttttcagCTGTTGCATATGATCGGTTGTGTTTGGCTGTTAAAATTTAAGAAGCAGAAAAgagtgttttttttcttttcttaaaactaAAATCAAACCTCATATCTTAATTACAGAACCTAAGTCACGAATAATCTGTAGTAACAACTTCTTATCAATAACACTTGTTAAGTATGAGATAATGAGATCTTCAACTAGTGTTTTGAGTATGAGACATCAATAACAATATGTGTTTTGTTTAGATTTTTCACTTAATTAAagatgtttatatatttatatatatttcacCGTGTCAATTCAAAATTTCCATTATAATcctaaaatatatttcaatccAATATACATATTGTTTTCCTTATAAAGTAGGCTGAATTTGGATTAATCAATTTTAACATTTCTAATTACTcattgtattaaaaataataatagaagagaatattattttaatccTCTACTATTTCTTTTAGTGAATTTGGAGTTAAATTATGAATTAAACTTAATTGCTGCTCAAACTACTTAGCTTTTTTTCTTGTGAAAGAGGTCTTGAAAGTGaataagtagaaaaaaaaaagagaaatagaatgaaaatgaaaatgagatTGTTTTGTGAGAGATAAGGAAAAAGTTTATAAGTGATTATGattgatttgaaagaaaaataataataatttgattatttaattACTAGTTGAGAATGAAATCTTTTACCAAAATAGAGAAATTTGATTGTGACATATAATCCATTCTCTTAAAATTGCATGACAGACTTATTCATTGTTTACCTAAATAACTGTTGTGAGAATTGATTATTTAGGCCTCtacaacaaatttatatttatcaacTATCTTAAAATATGATGAATTAGGTAACTAAGTttaagaaaagccttttaattttgaaatatgatgtaaaggacattattgatgaacaatattaaaaattattcgTGGTTATTATTGTTGAGTGGTATGCtaaaagtattatttattaataataataaaaagaatatatttagCATAGAAAACATAAAAAGGGACGTATTGTCTTGTTAAAACGGAACCTTGAATAGACCGGAATCTTGAAGGCTTGTTTTTATTGAATCCTATTTCTGACGGCCGTCCTTCCTTGGCATTTCATTTTTGgagctttatatatatattaaacttttttaaatttcgttttagtttttttttaatttatctatttttagtctttttgttttcaaatatgATAATTTTAGTCTTTGAAATAGCATTTTTATATTGGAAAGTTTATTTGCATATTCTTTggaaaacaataataaattcCAAAATTAAAAGAGGGAGGAAAACAATCaggttttaatattttagaaaattctaaaatattaaaactatgtTTACCTTTATTAAAGTTATAGTAAATGAAATTTACATGTCCTTAAGTTTTGAAATGAACATTCAAGTTTTGGAATAAAAAATCGTTTTCCCTAAGTTCTTAATAAAATGACACTCATCGCATTTTTAATTTCCCAATCAAAGTTTTCCATctcgtgttttttttttaataaatgatatTCACAATCTTGAATATTTAATATAGTGATACTCATGttcctaattttatttataaaaaaataatttttttgtttataaaaaaatcattatttttttattttaaaactttaatatttaattttcatatttttttatctaagttttaaataatataatatttaaaaagataaaaaaaaaattatcactttattaaaaatataaattttgtactACTCAACCCACGAAATTCAAAACAGTTATTATCCATCTTGATAGATATTAACAAGAAATGTATCCATGAAACTCGACACGATATCAAAGCAATTATTAGTATACATTAACAATAAATGTATCCATGAAGTTCAACATCATATCAAAGCAATTATTAGTATACTTATTGCCTTTAAATACAATCACATAAAATATTGTGCACACTCAGTACTTAATACAAATTTACTACTCTAAGACAGAAATCAGTCAGTATTCATAACTTAGATTTATAATTTACTTCTCTCTTATATGTTgatttggtttttattttagattagattgagtaattacaattaaaaaaaatatttataatttaaacttaTACAATTTAAGTTACTCTACGTTGATATGTTGATAGCTTTAACATGTTCTTGACATGAGATTATTCATGTTATTCTACTactttttatcttaaaaaaaatcatcttatCATGATTAGAATTTTTAATTAGATTATGTAGGTTTCACAAGTCTTTTTAACAATGTGAAGAATTATATGGAATAATTTCACAACTTGAAAATTTATCGGTTACAAGCCATTTTAGAAAGGCAAATGTTGTGAAGCAAGTTTCTTGGAAGCCTCTTACTTTGTGTTGGATTAAAGACAATGTTGACTGTGTGTCGAGGGAAATATTGGTAGAAATTGACTCTTGTGCTGTTTTTACTGATGCCAATCCTAACTTTGGGGGTTAATACAAATTTTTATGCATAGTTCAAGGTTGTTACTGTTGCCATTAAAAAGTTGTTGATAAAAGCTAGTTTTTTCTTTAgctgaaaatatattatgaatttctcattcaaacttttatgttgttCAAAGTCATTGGTtgaattaattgtatttattctAAAGTTTCTTTCACTTTTACACTCACATTCATCTCGAACAAGCTACCACTCTCACGTGCACATAATCCAATACCTTttgttttattatgttataCTAATGTACATGGTAACTGCTACACAAAAATTACAATTCCTTACAACATTCCAaatggttattaaataaataatataaaaaaatatatggtaataaatttttaatattttaaattttttctatatTCTTTTATTAGTAAAGAGTCAAATTGCCGATAGAAAAAAAGTAAAgagtaaaattatataaatataaaattctctgttttttctaaacaaagaagaaagacaaaaaaatagaaaaaaaaatgattatgcTGTATTTATATGTCTTTAACTCAAAAagcatttcttttcttttaaaatattttctcatcgttaataataataataataataatatattgtatatatattatttagtttggataatatatgaatattatatacatccaattttatgtattattgtttgttttgtttcatGTTAATGTCAATATTTGACCCTTTagacaatattaatatttagtgataaatataattttaataaatcagAAAGTTGGGcatctttaattaattaaagatatatatatatatatatatcataaaagtcattataaaaaataattataatttaattataagtgTGATGAAATAATTTACAAGAACTTtcttacgtttgtgattaattaggataaaatattgaattttatttttaatctctttacatgaattaaaaaaataacataatttaataattttatcataaGGTTACATAATAAGTCTAATTGAGTATGACTTTGGTTCACACAAGTTTTTATGTTCCGTTGAGTATTACTTTAGCTTACACACAAGTTTTATACTTTAGCTTACACACAAGTTTTATGTCACCAATTGAGTATGATTTTAGCTCACATACTAGTTTTATATTACTAATTGGATATGACTTTATCTTAGACAGAAGTTTTATCTCACAACATTCATAACTTAAGACTATTTGCATTGGTAAAACATAACATATATTCTAATATCAAAATTATGATAATAAGCATATATTTTGAACTTTGCATGTTTCTCAATTTgtgaatgtttttatttaaagtgCGACATTTCCAAGtgaaataatgaaaattataaatatagaaaaagaaagactAACACGtgactattttttgaaaaataagagAGGTTAAATCATCTCTTTGTAACATTCATAAAGACCAAAATCTCTATTGAAATTCAAGTTTTTTGTTGATGAGCATGATAATGCTAAGGATTTGCTAAAGGCTACATGTGAACAATTTACTACATCTAATAAATTTCTTGCTAGCTCTCCATGGAGCTTACTGGGATGAGATATTGTGGCTTAAATAAAAGCCTTGAAGGTTACCATTGATTCTTTCATAATGCACTATATTTTGTGCACCTTACCGCATTAATATGTCCCCTTTAAAATCTTTTACAACACTGATAAGGATAAGTGGTATAAATGAATGGTTGATCATGTGTGTTTAAGAAGCGAAAATGTTACTAATGGAAGAATGGTAGAAGGTGAACTTGACTATGTTTAGAGTAAGAAGAATCAAGTTAAATCATAAgagaaagattcattcttaacCAAACataaagaaacaattaaattctTTTGTAAACAAAAGAGACACATCATGAAGAAAGAATATAATTCTTTTAGAATTGGCTAGAGAACAAAGGTAACTTTTAGTTTGTTAAGAATCTAATACGGTTAATTTTAATCATAACATTGGTGCATTATTTTGGTTCTATAATTCATATTTCTAATACCTTGCAGGTTATGGAAAACCTAAGGAGGTCAGTGAAAAGTGACCAGTATATCTACTTGTGAAACATGATGAGTCCACTTGTAGAGGTCATTGGGATATGTAGTTTGGTTTTGAGTAgtggttttatttttcatttagaaAAGATCTTTTTTGTTCCtagtttttttaagaatttgatTTCATTTAAAAACTTACACCTTTcggttttaaaattatattttagaattttgtttttagtttgtcAAATAAATCTAAAAATTTTGGTTTTGATTAATTGTGTGATGATATTTATTccattattttgtaaaataataattctatGCACATTATGCCTAGGTTAAAACAATGTATTGTGAATGAAGAATCTTGTATTTTGTGGCACCGAAGATTGAGAGACATCTCCATATAGAGAGTTCAATGTTTAGTAAATGAAGGAGTACTTACTCTTTTGGACTTTTAGTAATTGAGACTTGTGTAGATTTCATTAAGGATAAGTAAACAAACAAATCTAAATTTGGTGTAATGAGGAGTTCAAACTTATCGAAGATCATTCATACAAATAATTGTTGTCCATATATGGATGCAAGTAGTCTTAAATACTTCAACACATTTACAAATTATTACTCAAAATATATGTATCTTTACTTACTTCGTTCCAATGATGAAACTTTGGATGCCTTTAAAgtttttaaggataaaatagagTTATAATGCGAAAAACAAATGAAGATTGTGAGATCATATAGAGGTGGAGGGTATTATGGTAAATACACAAAGAATGACTAAGTGTTTGGTCCAATTACGAAATTTCTTTAAGAATATAGGATTGTTGTTCATTACACTTTGTCTAGCTCCCTAGATCAAAATGGTATGACAAAAAGAATGAATCAAACTTGAATGGATATGGTGAAAAGCATGAGGGGTAATGCAAAACTTCCTCAATTCTTATAAATTAAAGCACTTAAGACTACATTGTGTTTATGATAAATCGATTTCTATTCAAGGTTTATTTAAACGCACATTTTGAGTTATTCAAATGTTGGAAACCTAGTTTACAACATGTACGCATTTTAGGAAATCTAATGATGTTGAAACATATTATCATTCCACATGTCACTCGCTTGCCCTCAAGGCTTGCTTAAACGCCTTCAAGGCCCACACTGAGAGTCATTCACTCAAACTCTTTAGGTGCATCACTTGATTAATTGAGTTGACATTTTGCTTCAATGACTAACCTTGTGTAATTCATGGATTTTTTGGTTTGTCTCGCTCAAATATTCTAAGTTTTACTTGTGCGAGAATCATCCTCTTCACTTGAACATTAGAGaaacttttttttcataataattgaaattaaaccagaaaactaataaaaaaagtataagtTCCCAAATAGAAGTTAAATTTAACAACAAAATATGTCAATATTTGTCACTTACTATAGTAAACTCATTAtataaaaactagttttaaagataaaaaataattaattactatattgactaaattagatactattttaaacattaaataaattattagtatttaaaatagattctattgttaataaaatttataaattagtttataaattgttatctaattagctatcaatgaTTTAGTTATCagatttagaatctaaattaattGGTAATTAAATTATTGATAGCTAAATCATTGCTAAATTGAGCGCATAGGATTTTGAAAGTTCCGACCGGTACAAAGTAATACATTGTTCTCCAAATTGCTCTTGAGCAAATAAACAAGTTGTCTTGCAATGAACTAATAAGAATATCTGGTTCAGATTTATTTCTGAGTTTTTAATGTGTCAAAATTAAGGCACAACAAAAGTGAGTAGGATCTGTGTAATGCTACAATGCTTGATACTTTACATAAGTCAGAATGTACCTAGACAGAAACGATGTCCTGATGCATTAAGAAATTCGCTTTGTACGAGGACAAAACTATGTCTGTATACATTGTTAACTTTTTCTCTCACTGTTCATcccttacatttttttattctccTAGACGTcctttcatttaaaaaataaaaacctaTTTGAAGTCTTGGATAGGTAGGGACTGTTAATGCCTGTTTTCTTCGATATAAATGAGCACCATAAGTGGAGCAAATAAATTTGCGGAAGAGTTTAGGTTAGGTTTTGAGAGAGTAGAGAAGCATGTATCAGTATAGTTCCCAAATGTATGGAACTGAATGGGAATCCTACATGGGGATTAGCAACCTGGGAAAGGTTGTTGGATCAGAACAAGTGAGTGTTGTTGACCCCAAAAACTCACCCTTCAACATTGTCACCAatccttttcaaattcaaacCCCACAAGGCTTTTGTGCAAGTGCAACAAAAGGCCTTCTGAGTTTTCAAGCTCAACAACATGGTCATCATCAGCATCAGATTGAAGTTCCTTCTTGGAGCTTTGAGTTTCCAAAGACCACAACAACTGACTCTCACATGCTGAATATTCGCCAAGCCTCTGGGGATAACTTCGCCACAATCACCACTAAACAAGATCCACCCTCCTCTCAATTCACAAGCTCCTTGTGCCCGGTTGCTGAATCCTTCTTGTCGTCCAGCACTGATGCAGATTGCCCTTCTTCTTCtgaaaaatattgtaaaattacTTCCTATTCTGAAAAATATAGTAGTATGCAGCCTGATGGTATGCCATATTACGATCACTGTTCACAAGAAGAAGATAAATTACTGAGAGATGATGCTGCCACGCACGAAAGGCCCCTTGAAATTTCTTTTCAGAGAAACCAGGTTCTTACTTTTAAAGTGTGTGGTTAGTAGTTTCTGATTCCATTTGAAGTATACATGATTTAATATGAAAGCATCCTTGTTTTTTCTCTAACAAAATAttggaggagatgtaacccttTTTATCTTAGCTTCGTTTAGAGGAAAATTATCAGTCTTCCCTTATACAGAAATTCAAACGGAGAACTCATTCATATGTTCTTAACTTAGTTTTAATGAACCCAACACTTTTCTATAGGATTTAGAAACTCCAACCAATTCTCTGTAATACTAAAACTCATGAAAACTTAAAATGGATCATACACCAGACCCACATCATTATCTGCTAGTTTGAAATGCAGTATTTTTTGTGCTATGAGATGTAATATGTTATGTCTTGTATTAGTTGGAGTCGTGTACAAAGCCACATAAGCAAGCTCCTCATCGGCTTTGTGGGGTTACCTGTGTAACTTCTAGCAACTCTGTTTCTAGGAGAGGCAAAAGAAGAGTAAAATGGACCAACGATCTACACGAGCCATTTATGATGATTGTTAATAGTCTTGGTGGTCCAGAAAGTAAGTTAACAACGTAATAGTACAGTTTACACTTAAAgtaaaaaacaacaaagaaaccTCTTGTTACCTTGTACTTAGTTTGTTCATTGTTAATCGCAGAGGCAAAACCTAAGGCTATACTAGATAAGATGAAATCAGATTTGCTGTCCATTTCTCATGTTAAAAGTCATTTACAGGTAAAATCTAATTCCAGGGAACAATTTCTTTGTCGTTCTTAAACTTTTTCATGCATTATAATAGTCACTAATATTTCTAATATGTGCCTTGCAGAAATGTAGGTCTACAATACACGTGCACAAAACTTTGCAGGGTAAGTTACTTTTGTCATTGCCAATGTGATATACTACTGCAATGCATATACCATCTGAAATTCTATAAAACATATTTCTTTTGAACTGTACTATTGGTAAGCTCAATTGGAATGAAAAGAGTAAGGTGGAAATTGGAGAAGTGAAATTTATAAAGGTATTTGGACACTCATTAAGTCTAGATACATCTCATTATGATTCCTCAAATTTTGCCTtctgatatttaaatatttctaCCAAACACAACCTACCCTTCAACATTTTGTTTGCTCGATGAGTTATAATTTCATTTTCTGTTATTGGGGTATATCACACAGTTACCACTTTGTCTTTCAGAAAAATCCAAGGAAGGACAAGGAATGGATGGGGTGGCTGAGCTTCAAGTGAAAATGTAACATCAATTAAACTATACAATCTACACTTTTGTGTTGTTATgatactttttatatatatagatataataaTAACGAGACCTTTCTAactaaaatatcaaacagttaacCTGTTTTCTAAATGTATACTCTTTAATCTGCAGCCACATGCAAATTGAGGAATCAAGGCAACTACAGCTAGAGGTTCGGAGGAATATTTGCCAACAACTAGAGGTAATACACAGAATTTCTTTGATGAAAATATCTATTTGACatgaatgaaattttttatgaaactcaAGCATTTGGATGACTTACCCTTTAGTatcttgtgtttgtttcttaGATGCAACGAAATTTGCAAATGCTGATTCAACAGCAGAGCCAGCAACTCAAAGTAATGTTAGattaccaaaagaaaaaaaaccaaACAGAAGAAGACCCTTGACACAGAACTGGAAGCAACTGTCTCCAAATGATGGTTCAATTGTTTTAGTAAGTTACTCTATTTTTGCTGCCTTTTGTCTTGCAATAGACAATCGAGCATGTAAGTGTGAGAAACGATTTTTTGGCAGCGACTTCAAAATGTAACTATGCATCTTGTTCAGCACTCC from Phaseolus vulgaris cultivar G19833 chromosome 1, P. vulgaris v2.0, whole genome shotgun sequence carries:
- the LOC137814131 gene encoding uncharacterized protein, which codes for MYQYSSQMYGTEWESYMGISNLGKVVGSEQVSVVDPKNSPFNIVTNPFQIQTPQGFCASATKGLLSFQAQQHGHHQHQIEVPSWSFEFPKTTTTDSHMLNIRQASGDNFATITTKQDPPSSQFTSSLCPVAESFLSSSTDADCPSSSEKYCKITSYSEKYSSMQPDGMPYYDHCSQEEDKLLRDDAATHERPLEISFQRNQLESCTKPHKQAPHRLCGVTCVTSSNSVSRRGKRRVKWTNDLHEPFMMIVNSLGGPEKAKPKAILDKMKSDLLSISHVKSHLQKCRSTIHVHKTLQEKSKEGQGMDGVAELQVKIHMQIEESRQLQLEVRRNICQQLEMQRNLQMLIQQQSQQLKVMLDYQKKKNQTEEDP